One part of the Mytilus trossulus isolate FHL-02 chromosome 11, PNRI_Mtr1.1.1.hap1, whole genome shotgun sequence genome encodes these proteins:
- the LOC134690422 gene encoding uncharacterized protein LOC134690422: MLDMAIICKIRILIVSMQIFLLHVSGASLKSNENSNQINESLVIGIFTGIMICMSCYVVTGWIVDIVRKRHVFCKRFSTSDNEYSYADTSRENVRHTDYVDLPTLHSQIRSGNGNDLSNGKTSSDSQYMNMKDTDGVVSTYMEMSGNAGHSENDLYVDIRL, encoded by the exons ATGCTTGATATGGCAATAATATGTAAAATAcgtattttaattgtttctaTGCAGATATTTCTGTTGCATGTTTCAG GTGCCTCACTGAAAAGTAATGAAAACAGTAACCAAATCAACGAGAGTTTAGTTATCG GTATTTTTACTGGAATCATGATCTGTATGAGTTGTTATGTTGTAACTGGGTGGATAGTTGACATAGTCAGAAAAAG GCATGTATTTTGTAAGCGTTTCTCGACATCAGATAACGAATACAGTTATGCGGATACCAGCAGAGAGAATGTGCGCCACACAGACTATGTTGATCTACCTACTCTTCACTCACAAATAAGATCTGGAAATGGAAATGACCTGTCAAATGGAAAGACATCTTCTGATTCACAGTACATGAACATGAAAGATACAGATGGGGTGGTCAGCACATACATGGAAATGTCTGGAAACGCAGGACATTCTGAAAATGATCTATATGTGGATATTCGTCTTTGA
- the LOC134690088 gene encoding uncharacterized protein LOC134690088 codes for MNARISIQNAVFGEGIYNPVNPSQTKTVSSIKKPSNKKSQEKVSASSATATNVAKRDQEHFMRGHKVNHSQGITKTASQQQNTTEKIAENLQKRNPGAKEENNIQISIPGCPVDGQTQSMTEQPNDNKKLAYKDPDDKTTDEKSNIVAALLPTITDTSANANNSAIDFKSDPINTDTSANPNNSDIDSRSVNGTALTSTEDDDFFSLIGRADGRVSEFDLSNDGSTTLRDDNASGTSS; via the exons ATGAATGCAAGGATTAGCAtacaaaatgcagtttttggagAAGGCATATACAATCCAGTAAACCCAAGCCAAACCAAAACAGTATCTAGTATCAAAAAACCAAGTAACAAAAAATCACAAGAAAAAGTGTCAGCTTCTTCTGCGACAGCAACAAATGTCGCAAAACGAGATCAAGAACATTTTATGCGAGGTCACAAAGTTAATCATAGTCAAGGTATCACAAAAACGGCATCGCAGCAACAAAATACGACGGAGAAAATCGCAGAAAATCTCCAAAAAAGAAATCCGGGAgcaaaagaagaaaacaacatACAG ATTTCAATACCTGGATGTCCTGTAGATGGTCAAACTCAGTCTATGACAGAACAAcctaatgataataaaaagctGGCTTATAAAGATCCGGACGACAAGACAACGGACGAAAAATCAAACATTGTAGCTGCTTTACTCCCTACCATTACAGATACATCTGCCAACGCCAATAATTCGGCTATAGATTTCAAATCGGACCCTATCAATACAGATACATCTGCGAACCCTAATAATTCAGATATAGATTCAAGATCGGTCAATGGAACAGCACTGACGTCTACAGAAGACGATGATTTCTTTTCTCTGATTGGTAGAGCAGATGGACGTGTTTCAGAATTTGATCTAAGTAATGATGGAAGTACTACTTTACGAGATGACAACGCGTCTGGGACAAGTTCTTAA
- the LOC134691204 gene encoding uncharacterized protein LOC134691204 isoform X2: protein MKKLNKKDNVVNFVDITVGEYKPDDHLGITYSQAMGKMHVIVTHGNNAQTQSTPEVTKIYDSMEGMKVMYNAVGLTWLSKLLSYPGIKETSDKFYKWFAVNRYRMTGRDKEECESERCNISDKKK from the exons atgaagaaattaaacaagaaGGACAATGTTGTGAATTTTGTGGATATAACTGTTGGAGAATACAAACCAGATGATCATTTAGGAATCACTTATAGTCAGGCTATGGGTAAAATGCATGTGATAGTAACTCATGGAAATAATGCACAGACTCAATCTACACCAGAAGTAACAAAA ATATATGATAGTATGGAAGGAATGAAAGTTATGTATAATGCAGTTGGACTTACCTGGTTATCTAAACTGTTATCATACCCTGGGATCAAAGAGACTTCAGATAAATTCTATAAGTGGTTTGCAGTCAACAGATACAGAATGACTGGAAGAGACAAAGAAGAATGTGAATCAGAAAGATGTAATATCTCTGACAAAAAGAAGTGA
- the LOC134691202 gene encoding uncharacterized protein LOC134691202, giving the protein MDDQSQENMEKPETDEYFKSYGDISVHELMLRDKPRTAAYQKFMQQNSHLLKDKIVLDVGSGTGILSLFAASAGAKQVFAVEASAIADLSQSIIEENKMEDKVKVIKGKIEEISLPVDKVDIIISEWMGFYLLHESMLDSVIFARDKYLANDGLMIPSDAVLYMTPVNMSSYVAENILFWDNIYGYNFSAVKYAVLGNKMCEPTITCIEQSQCVAEPEIFCELDLKTVTITDIQNINQTLSYTFTKPGLVHGFASWFDVEFKGPIAASPDQGTKIVTLSTSPATRQTHWKQTVIFLPASMTVDEGDQITANIDLSQDDDNKRHYNISVEIIGEEDEQSSSEEDASHHPVPCHCGATRCMLVQALVEKYGEEQNELEKEAEKVDVNAEVEAARVIDREMTANADINLNETF; this is encoded by the exons ATGGATGATCAAAGCCAGGAAAATATGGAGAAGCCTGAAACTGATGAATACTTCAAAAGTTATGGAGATATTTCTGTTCATGAACTCATGTTGAGAGATAAACCAAGAACTGCTGCTTACCAAAAATTTATGCAACAAAACAGCCATTTGTTGaaagataaaattgttttaGATGTTGGATCAGGAACTGGTATCCTGTCATTGTTTGCTGCTTCAGCTGGAGCAAAGCAG GTATTTGCTGTCGAAGCTAGTGCAATAGCTGATTTAAGCCAGAGTATTATTGAGGAAAACAAAATGGAGGATAAGGTGAAGGTCATCAAAGGAAAGATTGAAGAAATTAGTTTACCTGTAGATAAAGTAGACATTATCATATCTGAATGGATGGGGTTTTATCTGCTTCATGAATCCATGTTGGATTCCGTAATTTTTGCTCGTGACAAATACTTGGCCAATGATGGTCTTATGATTCCATCCGATGCTGTTTTGTACATGACACCAGTGAACATGTCTTCTTATGTTGCTGAAAACATTTTGTTCTGGGACAATATTTATGGCTATAATTTTTCTGCAGTAAAATATGCAGTTCTAGGGAATAAAATGTGTGAACCAACTATAACATGTATTGAACAATCACAATGTGTGGCGGAACCAGAAATTTTCTGTGAACTAGATTTAAAAACTGTCACCATAAcagatattcaaaatatcaatcagACATTATCCTACACATTCACCAAACCAGGACTTGTACATGGATTTGCCAGTTGGTTTGATGTAGAATTCAAAGGGCCTATTGCAGCATCCCCTGATCAAGGGACAAAAATCGTCACTTTAAGTACCTCCCCAGCTACACGCCAAACACATTGGAAGCAGACTGTTATATTTCTGCCAGCCTCCATGACAGTAGATGAAGGTGATCAGATCACGGCCAATATTGATCTGTCACAAGATGATGATAATAAAAGACATTACAACATATCGGTAGAAATTATAGGTGAAGAGGATGAACAATCAAGTTCTGAAGAAGATGCCTCTCATCATCCAGTTCCATGTCATTGTGGAGCAACACGTTGTATGCTGGTCCAAGCACTTGTCGAAAAATATGGTGAAGAGCAAAATGAACTTGAGAAAGAGGCTGAGAAAGTAGATGTTAATGCTGAAGTTGAAGCAGCCAGAGTGATAGATCGAGAAATGACTGCAAATGCTGATATTAATCTGaatgaaacattttaa
- the LOC134691204 gene encoding uncharacterized protein LOC134691204 isoform X1 translates to MNISYVLRNFNHQLLKSFISKKTKFSTRLFTTTQVFHQERVKGENGLNKKVKVLYDGQCPICAVEINLMKKLNKKDNVVNFVDITVGEYKPDDHLGITYSQAMGKMHVIVTHGNNAQTQSTPEVTKIYDSMEGMKVMYNAVGLTWLSKLLSYPGIKETSDKFYKWFAVNRYRMTGRDKEECESERCNISDKKK, encoded by the exons atgaaCATTTCTTACGTTCTAAGAAATTTTAATCACCAATTATTGAAgtcttttatttccaaaaaaactaaattttccaCTAGATTGTTTACTACTACCCAAGTTTTTCATCAGGAAAGGGTAAAAGGGGAAAATGgtctaaataaaaaagtaaag GTTTTGTATGATGGACAGTGTCCTATCTGTGCTGTTGAAATAAACttaatgaagaaattaaacaagaaGGACAATGTTGTGAATTTTGTGGATATAACTGTTGGAGAATACAAACCAGATGATCATTTAGGAATCACTTATAGTCAGGCTATGGGTAAAATGCATGTGATAGTAACTCATGGAAATAATGCACAGACTCAATCTACACCAGAAGTAACAAAA ATATATGATAGTATGGAAGGAATGAAAGTTATGTATAATGCAGTTGGACTTACCTGGTTATCTAAACTGTTATCATACCCTGGGATCAAAGAGACTTCAGATAAATTCTATAAGTGGTTTGCAGTCAACAGATACAGAATGACTGGAAGAGACAAAGAAGAATGTGAATCAGAAAGATGTAATATCTCTGACAAAAAGAAGTGA